In the Bacteroidia bacterium genome, ATTTTTACTTGTGTTGATTTTTTGTCCTTGGTAATGATAAAGCTACCCCCTGCAAATATACCTGTGCCTTTATTAGCTAGAAAGTCTGTCAGTTTGATAATATCTGAACCGTACAAGGTTAAAATTACGATTTCATTATCAAATGGCATTAGCTCATAAATGTGTCTAACTGTAATTTTACCTTTTGGCAGAATATTTCTCAATCCTCCACTTGAACCAAAAGAGATATCTACTTTTTCATATTCCTTGTAAGTATTGATTTCCGATAACATCAGGTCGGCGACAAAGTTACAGATCAAATTTTGAGGCGCCCCTTCTTTGTTTAGCTCCATAGCACATTCGCCAATTTCTTGATTCATTTTTTCATCTAAGGCTTTCTTATAGGGGGCTATCATAGATAGAATTTCCTTATCTTCTGGAATAGAATCTGTGATTTTTGTTTGAAAATGATGACTTTTTACAGTTTGGTATAGTTTAGGACTACAAGATAGAACACTAAGAAAAAGTCCAAGTATAAAAATGTATGTAAAACGAAATGTAGTTTTTTTCATAATTCAAGGG is a window encoding:
- a CDS encoding 5'-nucleotidase C-terminal domain-containing protein is translated as MKKTTFRFTYIFILGLFLSVLSCSPKLYQTVKSHHFQTKITDSIPEDKEILSMIAPYKKALDEKMNQEIGECAMELNKEGAPQNLICNFVADLMLSEINTYKEYEKVDISFGSSGGLRNILPKGKITVRHIYELMPFDNEIVILTLYGSDIIKLTDFLANKGTGIFAGGSFIITKDKKSTQVKINGELVDEKKTYRIVTSDYIANGGDNLKFLLNAVKRENTGILFRDMILNYIKKQKEPLSAKIDDRMIKE